In Pirellula sp. SH-Sr6A, the DNA window GGAAGTATCTCATGACATTTTGCAAATCGATTCCCCCTGTCGGCATCAGTCGAAGATAGGGCATCGGAGCGAGCACGTCGCGAATGTATTCGGGCCCAAGATTCCTCGCGGGGAAAACTTTAACGATACCTGCACCCGCCTCGTGCGCGAGAGCGATTTCTGTAGGGGTGTAAGCCCCGGGGCAAGTAGGGATGTGGAAGCGATGACAGTATTCCATGACGCGAAGATCGGTGATCGGAGACACCACGAACTGAGCGCCGCAATCGACCGCCCGTTTCGCTTCTTCAACGTTACGTACCGATCCCAGTCCGATGGTGGCGTTTCCGGTCGTCAGCTCGTCAAAGTGCTTCAAACACTCCGATACGACTCGAGGAGAGTCGGGATTCGTAAGGGTAAACTCCAGCGCCCGCACACCTCCCGAA includes these proteins:
- a CDS encoding bifunctional 4-hydroxy-2-oxoglutarate aldolase/2-dehydro-3-deoxy-phosphogluconate aldolase; this encodes METPSLSRPTSIILDSRLVAILRLSDLQDALPLVESLLSGGVRALEFTLTNPDSPRVVSECLKHFDELTTGNATIGLGSVRNVEEAKRAVDCGAQFVVSPITDLRVMEYCHRFHIPTCPGAYTPTEIALAHEAGAGIVKVFPARNLGPEYIRDVLAPMPYLRLMPTGGIDLQNVMRYFRSGAVAVGVGGQFLNPTWIQEKNWASIRDAASQFAAACVPAAASNES